The genomic DNA AGTGGAGAGAACAGTATAATGAACTCTCATGGTTCATTATAGGAGAGCAGATAATATGGCCAAGTTCAATTTCAATGAAACATCGAGATCTAAGTGAACCCTGGATAATCCCCTTCTCCCCAAATGTCAGTTCCCCTCTCAGCTCCATATTCATGTTTGCTTTCAAGATCTATCTGGTGCTAGAAAGTAACCTAAACCCAGTGTGAGAGTGGCAACTATTTAGGGTGGGTGAATTAAGTTCtattctgcctgtgtcttctggGTGATGCAGTGAGTCACTCAAGACCAGATGGAAGGTGATGAAAACACTAAGTCTCTGGGATGAGATTTCTCTGACATGTTGAGTCCTTAAGGACTATCACAATGTCATAGGTTTCTGTAAGTGACACATGAACCGCCAGGGTGATGTTGACAAGTGCGTGGTCTTCGGGGAACTGGCATGAAGAAGCTTTATTATTCAGACAACACAGAGGAGTGGCTTGTCTAGACAGCTTGGGAGGATGTGAAGTGTCTAAGTGCAATTATTTCTGGCATGTTGGAGAGCCTGTTCCATCGTCTCCTGTAAAAGCAGGGCAATGTTTTACCACGTCTTGTTCCATGTAAATGCAGGAGAGAAGGAATTTTGCCTGTTAGATGAGTTTTATTTCCTGGCTCATCATGATGGCTGCTGAGAAGAGGTGCTTCATCCAGGCCTTTCCTACCACTGACTATAAGTGAAGGCAGCCTGTTGGCTCCATGACAGCCTTCTCCTTGAGTTCCTCTCCCACCTCTTCCAACTCTTCTGATGGACACTACTCCTGGGAGAGGGGCTCAGAAATTCTCTGCTATGCCTTGTTCTTGATTCTCTCTACATGAGAAAGTATAATTCACAATGGAAGGaagagtgtgtgcacacaggcacgcatgtgtgcatgtatacaagcaaagggaaaagttGCAAATAAATCCACAGCATACTAACAAAACTCATCACAGTTGATGGCAGAAGggggtgatttttgttttcttctttgtgcttttctaaattttccaaaatttcaatttttctttaagagaacTCAGTGATTCCTCTTTGTTTTAAGGGACCGAACTGGTCCTTTCTTGTCATCTATCCAGCCAGCCACCACACTATCGTGATTCATTCTGGCCCAGGACTTCAGAAAGCAAGGCTAAAAAAGCTCTGTGTTAGCTCTGGCTCACTTACCTTTCACTGGCCAATGAACCTTGTTCAAGTTGAGTTCTGTGTATCTGGGTCAGCCACACCTGACTGAGTATGACTCAGGTGTCCTTTACGAATGCTTGGTGGCAGGAAGGGTTGTTAGAAGCTGGCTGACTCAGCCCTCATGTGGGCTGAAGCTGTCCTGGGTTCTCTGGCTCAGGGAGCCAGGGTGATATGCCTCATAGCATTTCTTAGACAGGAATTCATAAACACGTGTCTAATTGGTAGCTGTCTTGTAGTTTTCACATCAAATGGGGTAGAAAGCTAGATAGCGTTTCCTAGGAAATCAAGGGTCCTGTGGCTTCTGCAGGACCTTGTTTTCAGCCCTGTAAAGGTCATGTGTCAGAGAACAGGCTTTCTTGCAGGCTCTGTCCTCAGGTCCTGGAGACAGagctctcctcctgcctcttcccacccccactcccacctaaCTCATGGCTACAATGGGCTCCACAGAAGACAGGTCTGTCTTCCCAGAGTGGAGATGGGAGGAAAGCAGGAGGTTGTTGGCTGGGGGAACCCTCCGCCCATTGCTCTTCTCTGTCCAAGCCACCCTGAAGGAAGGCACTGGAGAGGGGGGCCTTTCTTCCTGGGGCTTTGGGAGTCTTTGGCACATGCTCAGTAATGCCTTCAGCTCAATCCTGAAATTCTCGTTGAGCCAGCAGTAGATGAAAGGGTTGTAGCAAGTGCTGCTCATGGCAAACCAGTGGAAGGCGAAGTAGAGGGCATTGTTGGTGTGGATGACCTTGCTGGACAGGAGGAGGACATAGCAGTTGAGGGGAAACCAGCAGAGGGCAAAGAGGACCACCACCAGCATCAGCATCTTGATGGTCTTCTTCTTCTTACGCCGTAGAGCCAGGTACTGCTCAGTGGTCACGTCGCCAATCGTGTTGCACAACCACAGCTTCTTGGCCACTCGGGCATAGGCCACAGAGATGATGAGGAGGGGTAAGATGTAAAGCAGGATGAAGGTGGCCAAGTCCAGGTACTTCCAGAAGAGGTCAGCTGGCTCAGGGAAGTCTGGCAGGCATAGTGAGCGGACA from Canis aureus isolate CA01 chromosome 23, VMU_Caureus_v.1.0, whole genome shotgun sequence includes the following:
- the GPR83 gene encoding G-protein coupled receptor 83 isoform X4; this translates as MGRRGALLCLLPLLRAAERPEGRADEPGLEAALAGPNASHFFWSNYSFSDWQNFVGRRRYGAESQNPTVKALLVVAYSFIIVFSLFGNVLVCHVIFKNQRMRSATSLFIVNLAVADILITLLNTPFTLVIMHPLKPRISITKGVIYITVIWTMATFFSLPHAICQKLFTFKYSEDIVRSLCLPDFPEPADLFWKYLDLATFILLYILPLLIISVAYARVAKKLWLCNTIGDVTTEQYLALRRKKKKTIKMLMLVVVLFALCWFPLNCYVLLLSSKVIHTNNALYFAFHWFAMSSTCYNPFIYCWLNENFRIELKALLSMCQRLPKPQEERPPSPVPSFRVAWTEKSNGRRVPPANNLLLSSHLHSGKTDLSSVEPIVAMS